The following coding sequences are from one Panicum hallii strain FIL2 chromosome 5, PHallii_v3.1, whole genome shotgun sequence window:
- the LOC112894189 gene encoding uncharacterized protein LOC112894189 gives MTLGRMRMKEGWDLAKGFFLGLWNFFMAMTGDTGQLDLSIAIKLWAVNINLNSGCLTSSGSAGLQLLRSLLPAPGVGLLPAVPRPPRPRRPAAAAFLMPSWPGPPCEIT, from the exons atgACTCTTGGTAGAATGAGGATGAAGGAGGGGTGGGACTTGGCTAAAGGCTTCTTTCTTGGCTTGTGGAATTTCTTTATGGCAATGACTGGGGATACAG GACAGTTAGATCTATCTATAGCAATTAAACTGTGGGCCGTCAACATCAACTTGAATTCTG GCTGTCTTACCTCATCGGGCTCGGCTGGCCTCCAG CTTCTACGTTCTCTGCTGCCTGCTCCAGGAGTAGGACTGCTGCCCGCCGTTCCTCGGCCACCCCGGCCCCGGCGGCCAGCGGCCGCCGCCTTTCTGATGCCGTCCTGGCCAGGTCCTCCATGTGAAATAACGTAG
- the LOC112894183 gene encoding titin homolog, with protein sequence MGCGGSKEAVVKGNSGSSRCNRFRRKSSVVADATQPSRVPPPSDNGSAVVAKANDEVVTGAKDKATTSTQKAIEEKKQEGINSKADQVVKDNREAFAVKEANAIATANTIPDKKEVEIKKDEAIIKDAKEAITIEKGKEALTEKATKDKEQQEDKEDEVLKDKMVANQKNDVASTENVITEEKKEDIKNDDVVEISTEGAIENKKNEGENKEMASEENDDDALTEDVASTEDDVVENKDDFGVTFPVVMLTEDDGSVTFRVPDDAITKDDDKDDDSVTFPTPPATKGRNMVAMVTEEDGSITFAVPVAPVTKDDDSVSFTAAPETKDDDVLAMVTEEGGSVTFAKPVAPVTKDGHNVTLAAAPTTKDDDSVTLAASPTTEDNDIVTLTAAPVEEEVAEQLEPSEDNGEVKNEAELTEPTVFEDKESMTEVDGTTEGKEEEVAEQSKPSEDNEVVKDEAELPDPTVVEQVMTEVVETLKVEEGKLETVGEIKVEQDEESVSKVPQEESSSAVLRDEDGESDGKQPIDSKETITTEEKAEELAVPEKENDDEKAPSPSASTLN encoded by the exons ATGGGCTGCGGTGGCTCCAAAGAAGCTGTGGTCAAAGGCAATTCCGGCAGCAGCAGATGCAATCGCTTCAGGAGGAAATCCAGCGTCGTCGCCGACGCCACCCAGCCGTCCCGTGTGCCTCCGCCATCTGATAATGGCTCTGCCGTGGTTGCGAAAGCCAATGACGAGGTGGTCACTGGTGCAAAGGACAAGGCAACTACATCAACACAGAAGGCCATTGAGGAGAAGAAACAGGAGGGGATCAACAGCAAGGCTGATCAGGTCGTCAAGGACAACAGAGAAGCATTCGCTGTGAAGGAGGCCAATGCGATAGCAACAGCGAACACCATCCCTGACAAGAAAGAGGTTGAGATCAAGAAGGATGAAGCAATTATCAAGGATGCTAAAGAAGCGATCACCATTGAGAAGGGCAAAGAGGCATTGACCGAGAAGGCCACCAAGGATAAGGAACAGCAGGAGGACAAGGAAGATGAGGTTCTCAAGGACAAAATGGTCGCTAATCAGAAGAACGATGTGGCATCAACCGAGAATGTCATCACCGAGGAGAAAAAAGAAGATATCAAGAATGATGATGTCGTCGAGATATCGACGGAGGGAGCCATCGAGAACAAGAAAAATGAGGGTGAAAACAAAGAGATGGCATCTGAAGAGAATGATGATGATGCACTGACTGAGGACGTTGCATCGACTGAGGACGATGTCGTGGAGAACaaggatgatttcggtgtcacCTTCCCAGTTGTGATGCTGACAGAGGATGATGGCAGTGTCACCTTCAGAGTACCAGATGACGCCATCACCAAGGATGATGACAAGGACGATGACAGTGTTACCTTCCCAACACCCCCGGCAACCAAGGGCAGGAACATGGTTGCCATGGTGACCGAGGAGGATGGAAGTATCACCTTTGCGGTACCAGTTGCCCCTGTGACCAAGGATGATGACAGTGTTTCCTTCACAGCTGCCCCCGAGACCAAGGACGACGACGTGCTTGCCATGGTTACTGAGGAGGGTGGCAGTGTCACCTTTGCAAAACCGGTAGCCCCTGTGACCAAGGATGGTCACAATGTTACCTTGGCAGCTGCCCCCACGACTAAGGACGATGACAGTGTTACCTTGGCAGCTTCCCCAACGACCGAGGACAATGACATTGTCACCTTAACAGCTGCCCCGGTTGAGGAGGAGGTGGCAGAGCAACTTGAGCCTTCTGAGGACAATGGGGAGGTGAAAAATGAGGCAGAGCTCACAGAGCCTACTGTTTTCGAGGATAAGGAGTCCATGACCGAAGTTGATGGCACAACAgaagggaaggaggaggaggtggcagAGCAATCCAAACCTTCTGAAGATAATGAGGTGGTAAAAGATGAGGCAGAGCTCCCAGACCCTACTGTTGTTGAGCAGGTGATGACCGAAGTTGTCGAGACACTGAAAGTGGAGGAGGGGAAGTTGGAGACTGTCGGGGAGATCAAAGTCGAGCAAGATGAGGAGAGTGTCTCCAAAGTGCCCCAGGAGGAAAGTTCTAGTGCGGTTTTGAGAGACGAGGATG GGGAATCAGATGGGAAGCAACCAATTGATTCCAAGGAGACTATAACCACTGAGGAAAAGGCAGAGGAGTTGGCTGTCCCAGAGAAGGAGAACGATGATGAAAAGGCTCCTTCTCCAAGTGCATCGACTTTGAACTGA
- the LOC112894188 gene encoding probable feruloyl esterase A: MERRGLLKAALLLCLLAVCSGRELTIKHNPSTTIYNSTLAKILVEYAAAIYTADLTQLFNWTCARCTDLIKGFEMIEIVVNVENCLEAYVGFASDINAAVVVFRGTQENSIQNWIEDLLWKQLDLDYPGMPEAMVHRGFYSAYHNTTLRDGVVSGIQKTRKFYGDIPIMITGHSMGGAMASFCALDLVVNYGLDGVKLMTFGQPRIGNAAFASYFKTYLPHAIRVTHAHDIVPHLPPYFSFFPEKTYHHFPREVWIHNIGLGSLVYSVEKICDDSGEDPTCSRSVSGISVRDHIYYLGVSMHAEDWSSCRIVMDYSKLQYQMDLNGNVILSKQPGLSNDRGFTAQ, from the exons ATGGAGCGCCGCGGGTTGCTAAAGGCGGCTCTTTTGCTGTGCTTGCTTGCTGTTTGCTCCGGGAGAG AACTTACGATCAAACATAACCCCTCCACTACCATATACAACTCCACTCTTGCCAAGATACTTGTGGAGTATGCTGCTGCG ATCTATACTGCTGATTTGACACAATTGTTTAATTGGACATGTGCTCGATGCACTGACTTGATCAAG GGGTTCGAGATGATAGAGATCGTTGTAAATGTCGAGAACTGCTTGGAG GCATATGTTGGTTTTGCTAGTGATATTAATGCTGCTGTTGTTGTGTTTAGAGGAACTCAAGAGAACAG CATTCAGAATTGGATAGAGGACTTGTTATGGAAACAGCTTGATCTTGACTATCCTGGTATGCCTGAAGCAATG GTGCACCGAGGGTTTTATTCTGCCTACCACAACACGACACTACGTGATGGAGTAGTCAGCGGTATTCAAAAGACTAGGAAATTTTATGGAGATATTCCAATCATGATCACGGGGCATTCAATGGGTGGGGCTATGGCTTCATTTTGTGCACTTGATCTTGTT GTGAACTACGGACTGGATGGCGTAAAACTGATGACATTTGGGCAGCCTCGTATTGGCAATGCTGCTTTTGCTTCTTATTTCAAGACATACTTGCCTCATGCAATTCGAGTTACTCATGCCCACGATATCGTGCCCCACCTGCCACCATACTTCTCATTCTTCCCAGAGAAGACCTATCATCACTTCCCAAGAGAG GTATGGATCCATAACATTGGACTAGGAAGCTTAGTGTACTCTGTGGAGAAGATCTGTGATGATTCTGGTGAAGACCCAACATGCAGCAG GTCGGTAAGTGGAATTAGCGTGCGTGACCATATATACTATCTCGGTGTCAGCATGCATGCAGAAGACTGGAGCAGCTGCAGAATCGTCATGGACTACAGCAAATTGCAGTATCAGATGGACCTCAACGGTAATGTCATATTATCAAAGCAACCTGGTTTGTCGAATGATAGAGGATTCACTGCCCAGTGA
- the LOC112894186 gene encoding 6-phosphogluconate dehydrogenase, decarboxylating 1 yields the protein MALTRIGLAGLAVMGQNLALNIAEKGFPISVYNRTTSKVDETVQRAKLEGNLPVYGFHDPASFVNSIQKPRVVIMLVKAGAPVDQTIATLAAHLEQGDCIIDGGNEWYENTERREKAMEERGLLYLGMGVSGGEEGARNGPSLMPGGSFEAYKYIEDILLKVAAQVPDSGPCVTYIGKGGSGNFVKMVHNGIEYGDMQLIAEAYDVLKSVGKLTNSELQQVFSEWNKGELLSFLIEITADIFGIKDEQGEGYLVDKVLDKTGMKGTGKWTVQQAAELSVAAPTIEASLDSRFLSGLKDERVEASKIFQGDYSTGLPVDKAQLIEDVRQALYASKICSYAQGMNIIKAKSSEKGWGLNLGELARIWKGGCIIRAIFLDRIKKAYDRNPNLANLLVDPEFAQEIMDRQAAWRRVVCLAINNGVSTPGMSASLAYFDSYRRDRLPANLVQAQRDYFGAHTYERVDMPGSFHTEWFKIARNSKI from the coding sequence ATGGCTCTTACGAGAATTGGTCTCGCCGGCCTCGCGGTCATGGGGCAGAACCTTGCCCTCAACATAGCAGAGAAAGGGTTCCCTATCTCTGTCTACAACAGGACGACCTCCAAGGTGGATGAGACCGTGCAGCGTGCCAAGCTGGAAGGAAACCTCCCTGTGTATGGTTTCCATGACCCTGCATCCTTCGTGAACTCCATTCAGAAGCCGCGTGTCGTCATCATGCTTGTCAAGGCTGGGGCGCCGGTTGACCAGACCATCGCCACCCTTGCGGCACACCTGGAGCAGGGCGATTGTATCATTGATGGAGGAAATGAGTGGTATGAGAACacggagaggagggagaaggcaATGGAGGAGCGTGGACTCCTATACCTTGGCATGGGTGTCTCCGGAGGAGAGGAGGGTGCCCGCAATGGCCCGTCTTTGATGCCTGGAGGCTCTTTTGAGGCGTACAAGTACATCGAAGATATTCTTCTGAAGGTCGCTGCCCAGGTCCCTGACAGCGGCCCGTGTGTCACATATATTGGCAAAGGTGGATCAGGCAACTTTGTCAAGATGGTTCACAATGGAATTGAATACGGTGACATGCAACTGATTGCTGAGGCATATGATGTTCTCAAGTCAGTAGGTAAGCTCACAAACAGTGAACTGCAGCAGGTGTTCTCTGAATGGAACAAGGGTGAGCTCCTCAGTTTCTTGATTGAGATCACCGCAGATATTTTTGGTATCAAGGATGAGCAGGGTGAAGGCTACCTGGTCGACAAGGTCCTGGACAAGACCGGGATGAAAGGAACTGGGAAATGGACGGTCCAGCAGGCTGCAGAACTTTCTGTGGCTGCTCCTACAATTGAGGCATCCTTGGACTCGAGGTTCCTCAGCGGTCTGAAGGACGAGCGGGTCGAGGCTTCCAAAATCTTCCAAGGTGACTACTCCACTGGCCTACCAGTGGACAAGGCACAGCTGATCGAGGATGTGAGGCAAGCTCTCTACGCCTCCAAGATCTGCAGTTACGCACAGGGCATGAACATCATCAAGGCCAAGAGCTCAGAGAAAGGATGGGGACTCAACCTTGGTGAGCTAGCGAGGATCTGGAAGGGAGGGTGCATCATCCGTGCCATCTTCCTCGACCGCATCAAGAAGGCCTATGATAGGAACCCCAACCTTGCCAACCTCCTTGTGGACCCTGAGTTCGCCCAGGAGATCATGGACAGGCAAGCTGCTTGGCGCAGGGTAGTCTGCCTAGCCATCAACAATGGCGTTAGCACCCCAGGCATGTCTGCGAGTCTGGCCTACTTCGACTCCTACCGCAGGGACAGGCTGCCCGCCAACCTGGTCCAGGCACAGAGGGACTACTTCGGGGCTCACACCTACGAGAGGGTCGACATGCCTGGTTCTTTCCACACCGAGTGGTTCAAGATTGCGCGCAACTCCAAGAtctga